From Nocardioides faecalis:
CGCGCGCAGCCAGTCCACGAGCGCGTCCCGCTCGGCGCGCAGCTCGTCGACCTTGCCGAGCAGCTCGTCGGCGTGGCGCAGCGCGGCCAGCGCGACGGCCTGGGTGACCGCGGACAGGTGGTAGGGCAGCCGCACCACCCGGATCGCGTCGCAGATCGCCGGGTCCGCGGCCAGGTAGCCCAGCCGCAGCCCGGCACCGGCGAACGCCTTGCTCATGGTCCGGGTGACGACCAGGTTGCGGTACGTCGCCAGCAGCTCCAGCGCGCTGGGCACGCCGGTGCGCCGGAACTCGCCGTACGCCTCGTCGACGACGACGACCCCGTCCTCCCCGGTGGCCTCGCAGAGCACCGCGACCGCCTCGGGCGGCAGCGCGGTGCCTGTGGGGTTGTTCGGGCTGGGCAGCAGCACCACGCTCGGGCGCTCCGTCTTGACCAGGTCGCGCGCGGCGTCGAGGTCGAGGGAGAAGTCCTCGGCCCGGTGCCCGGCGACCCAACGGGTGTTGGTGTCGCGGGCGTACTCCGGGTACATCGAGTACGTCGGCGCGAAGCTGACCGCGGTGCGCCCGGGCCCGCCGAAGGCCTGCAGCAGCTGCAGCATGACCTCGTTGGAGCCGTTCGCGGCCCACACCTGCTCGGGCACGATCCCCGCCGGCGTGTCCTTGGACAGGTACGACGCCAGCTGCTCGCGCAGCGCGACGAACTCCCGGTCCGGGTACCGGTTCAGCGTCGCGGCCGCCTGCGCGGCGGACTCGGCGATGTCGGCGATGCACGCCGCGGAGGGCCCGTAGGGGTTCTCGTTGACGTTGAGCTGCACCGGCACGTCCAGCTGGGGCGCGCCGTAGGGCTCGATGCCCCGCAGCTCCTCACGCAGAGGGGGGAAGGTCACCGGGTCTGCTCCGCCCGCGTGCGCACCGTGATGGCGGCGCCGTGGCCGGGCAGGTCCTCGGCCTCGGCGAGGGTGACGACGTGGTCGGCGACCTCGGCGAGCCCCTCGGCGGAGTACTCCACGACGTGGACCGACTTGGTGAACGCGCGCACCGAGAGCCCCGAGGAGTGGCAGGCGCAGCCCGCGGTGGGCAGCACGTGGTTGGAGCCGGCGCAGTAGTCGCCGAGGCTGACCGGGGCGTGCGGGCCGACGAAGATCGCGCCGGCGTTGCGCACCCGCGCGGCCCAGCCCGCGGCGTCCTCGGTGTGGATCTCCAGGTGCTCGGCGGCGTAGGCGTCGACCACGGCGAGGCCCTGCTCGAGGTCGCGCACCAGCACGATGCCCGACTGCTTGCCTCCGAGGGAGGTGGTGATCCGCTCGCTGTGCTTGGTGGCGGCGACCTGGGTCTCCAGCTCGTCCTCGACCTGCGCGGCGAGCCGCTCGGAGGTGGTGACGAGCACGGCGGCGGCCAGGGGGTCGTGCTCGGCCTGGCTGATCAGGTCGGCGGCGACGTAGGCCGCCTCGGCGGTGTCGTCGGCGAGGATCGCGATCTCGGTGGGCCCGGCCTCGGAGTCGATGCCGACCTGGCCCTTGAGGATCCGCTTCGCGGTGACCACCCAGATGTTGCCCGGGCCGGTGACCAGGTCGACGCGGTCCACGGCGGGGTGCTCGGCGTCGGCGGGCAGGCCGTAGGCGAACATCGCGATCGCCTGGGCGCCGCCGACGGCGTACACCTCCTCGACGCCCAGCAGCGCGCACGCGGCGAGGATCGTCGGGTGCACCGAGCCGCCGAACTCCTTCTGCGGCGGGCTGGCCAGGGCGATCGAGCCCACCCCGGCGGTCTGGGCGGGCACGGTGTTCATCAGCACGCTGGAGACCAGCGGCGCCAGGCCGCCGGGCACGTAGAGCCCGACCCGACCCACCGGCACCTTGCGGTGGGTGACCCGGGCGCCGGGGCCCAGGTCGGTGACCGCGTCGGTCTCCAGCTCGTTGGCGCAGGTGGCGCGCAGCCGGCGGATGGACTCCTCCAGGCCGGCGCGGACGTCGGGGTCGAGCTGCTCCAGCGCCACGGTGATCGCCTCGGGCGCCACCCGGACGTCGTCGACGCGCACGCCGTCGAAGCGCTCCCCCAGCTCCACGACCGCGTCCCGGCCGCCGGTGCGGACCTGCTCACAGATCGCATGCACCGCCGGCACCGCCGCCTCGATGTCGAAGTCGGCGCGGGGCACGGCGGACCGGTAGTCGACGCCGGGGTCGGCCTCGCGCAGGTCGATGCGACGGATCAGGGACATGGCCC
This genomic window contains:
- a CDS encoding histidinol-phosphate transaminase, with product MTFPPLREELRGIEPYGAPQLDVPVQLNVNENPYGPSAACIADIAESAAQAAATLNRYPDREFVALREQLASYLSKDTPAGIVPEQVWAANGSNEVMLQLLQAFGGPGRTAVSFAPTYSMYPEYARDTNTRWVAGHRAEDFSLDLDAARDLVKTERPSVVLLPSPNNPTGTALPPEAVAVLCEATGEDGVVVVDEAYGEFRRTGVPSALELLATYRNLVVTRTMSKAFAGAGLRLGYLAADPAICDAIRVVRLPYHLSAVTQAVALAALRHADELLGKVDELRAERDALVDWLRAQQYDVADSDANFVLFGRFADRHAVWQGLLERGVLIRETGPDGWLRVSVGTPDEMAAFRAALTDVNGERA
- the hisD gene encoding histidinol dehydrogenase — protein: MIRRIDLREADPGVDYRSAVPRADFDIEAAVPAVHAICEQVRTGGRDAVVELGERFDGVRVDDVRVAPEAITVALEQLDPDVRAGLEESIRRLRATCANELETDAVTDLGPGARVTHRKVPVGRVGLYVPGGLAPLVSSVLMNTVPAQTAGVGSIALASPPQKEFGGSVHPTILAACALLGVEEVYAVGGAQAIAMFAYGLPADAEHPAVDRVDLVTGPGNIWVVTAKRILKGQVGIDSEAGPTEIAILADDTAEAAYVAADLISQAEHDPLAAAVLVTTSERLAAQVEDELETQVAATKHSERITTSLGGKQSGIVLVRDLEQGLAVVDAYAAEHLEIHTEDAAGWAARVRNAGAIFVGPHAPVSLGDYCAGSNHVLPTAGCACHSSGLSVRAFTKSVHVVEYSAEGLAEVADHVVTLAEAEDLPGHGAAITVRTRAEQTR